Below is a window of Arabidopsis thaliana chromosome 2, partial sequence DNA.
GAAGTTAGTCAGTTTGTTGATAAGATGGCATAAGTAATCTACAATATCTGCTGTGTTTTTAGTTGTTACCCATAACGAAGATCGAGCTTGTGTAACACTTCTGGTTCTTCTCCTGCCAATGGTTCAGCAGACTGCATATAAACTATATCACGCGGTGAAACTTCCATTTTGGCATCACCTCCATCTTGTGTTTCTGCCCTACATATCTCAGAAGAGTTGTAAATTAATTACTTCCAAATCCCATTTTGGCACGTGTACTACATGTGATTCACTTTGAATCTCAAATATATACCAGTAGAGGGTTGAAGGCTTGTCTGCTCGCCAGTTTATTGAACGCATTCCTTTCCGCACACTATTGGAGGCAATGGGGATATCTTCAGCCAAGGGCAAGTCACATAGCTGTCTTACAAATCTACCATCAGTTGTCCAGACTTCCACCTTCTTTGGAAATCTACCACAAGGTACAATGAAGGAATATGGCCTGTGAAGTGATGACACCAACAAGTACTTATGGTCTGTCGAAGGGTCTAACGATGTATACACTGCAGGAACCCCTACTTCCTTCACAGTACCATCCAAAGAAGCCAATACTAGTTGTGATGAAGCGTAGTAGTCAAATAAATCAGCATCATACTCATCCTTAAGCAAATCTTGGAATGTTCTAACTTGGACAACAGTCTTCGTCTCGTTTGACAGAGTTTTGGGACCAGATGGCACCAAAGGTTTCTTTGGTGGTTCTCCACGAGATGAAGGGATTGTGCTCACCAACAAAGTGGAATTATCAATCCAAACAAAACTCTCAAAAATCGCATTCAGAAAAATATCTTGCGAGTTAAACAATGGTCTAGCTACTCCAGTCTCAACATCAGCTACCCATACCACTGGCTTACTACTATTTCCGTTCTCATCGACCCGGATGCTGAAAGCCAGATGCTTACCGTCATTGGACCATGTAACAAAGTTAATCTTACCACCATCTGGAATGCCAGTGATCTCCTTCTCAGGACTCAATGTACCATCAGGCAATAACTGATGGATTCCTAAACCAGTATAGAATGACATTCTGCTTCTGGTATTGCAGTATCCATCAATTCGAACACCAGCAAGCTTCTCCTCTGGTCTAGCTAAATCTGCGAGCGGAGGCAATGCTCTCCGCTTGAGAAACAATATCTTATCCCTATGTGGTGAAAATGATAAAGCCGGGACTGGTGGAGCATCTACAATATCTCTGATCTCAGGTGGAGGCAGACGATATCCAGTGCCTATAGCCAATTCTACATAGTTcaacacacaaacaaacaatcaaaaacGATTTCTCAGATTTCAATTCCAGTGACAAGTAACTctatacacaaaaatattcaaatccaAGTTACCATCATCTTCAGTTGCAGTAGCAGAGGCTGATAGGGAGCCATTAGAGGTTCCACCACCGTCTTCAGCACCTCCAGAACAGGCAGATGCGAGAGAACGAAGCCTAGAAGCAGAACGTGAAGCCATGACAGTGGTCAACGGGTTTTCGGAGAATCGGCGAACTCTTACGCAACGTCGTGTACTCAGAGTCGAGAATCCGGAAAGCTTGGGAAgtagaaggagagaagaagccGGTGACGGAGACGGCGGAGATAAATGGCAGAGAggtgaaagagagaaacgaTGACAAGCTTTATGAAAGCGcatcatctttttttaatacttgacttttttaacctttttaaaGTGCTCTGaatgattctctctttttctattcGACGGTTCACTAATCAAAACGACGACTGTATCTGTATGTATTTTTAAccaggaaaacaaaaaatatcaggAAAAATATCGGTAGTGGTCACTGCTTATGTGGGCCTTATCTATGGCCCAACTAGCGCTTATTTCCTGGAATATGGCCCATTATAAGTCAGTCGTCCTCCCCctttttctcaacaaaatgaaatactcaaaaatatagtaattattaatttattatgcTACTTTTCATGAGAAGTTTATGTCTATGAAAATTacagaagagaaaatgataacaaatttttattatttcagtcaaaaattaaaaaaaaagcttctataattttcaagaaaaaatgttcaacggctgataaaataaatattccgGGGAAAAACTTATGTTTCTCAAATTGGTAGAATACtactttttgtgaaaaaatctAAGTACACGTGGCAAAATATGCTTGGTTCTTAGAAGATAAGAGGATTGTGTTCACAGAGTTTAATAACGTGAACGAgtatattttatcttcttcatctcttcacATCAAAAAACTTTTCTCCTCCATCAAAATCCTCCGACGATGACAACCATAGCTGCAGCTGGCCTCAACGTCGCGACTCCACGAGTGGTCGTTCGACCTGTGGCTCGTGTATTAGGTCCGGTCCGGTTGAATTACCCGTGGAAATTCGGTTCGATGAAGCGGATGGTTGTGGTTAAGGCTACATCGGAAGGAGAGATATCGGAGAAGGTGGAGAAGAGTATACAAGAAGCTAAGGAGACATGCGCTGATGATCCGGTGAGCGGGGAGTGTGTAGCGGCTTGGGACGAGGTGGAGGAGCTGAGTGCGGCGGCGAGTCATGCTAGGGACAAGAAGAAAGCTGGTGGCTCCGATCCTTTGGAAGAGTATTGCAATGATAATCCTGAGACTGATGAGTGTCGTACttatgataattaaaaaatatgtttttgatgttCGAATTATGAAACTTTAGGTATGGATCaatgtttgttcttcttgtcccttgttgttatgtttgtgtttttggtttggttgatgATTGTAATGTGATAAATGAATATGAATAGTACAATACACAACATATGTTTCATAATGTGTTTGGTTCGATTACATTTGCAGTTTCGTgaaattgataataaaaaacTCAATTAAGTTTAGATGAGGCTGAGATGATCTTAGGTCACTCGCATACGTtccttattatttttttgtggatGTGGAGATGTATGTGTCAAAACGACGTTGAGCCGAGAGAAAGATGAATTGATCGAGAGTTTCTTAGACGGTTTTAAAATTGCTGCCTTGCTGGTATGGGAATTAATCTTTGGTTTCAACAAGATGGGTAACAACAAACAAGCCCATGTAATTATGTTGATGCAGTGTAATGGGCTTTATCAAGCATGGGCCGATGTACAAATTTGACATATAGAATAGAACCAGTTTGTGGCCAGCCTCAAGGTGATGAGAAACAGTAAATATATTAAGGAATAAGTGAACTAaataatttgacaaaaaaaaaaacacctgAAATGTATacaattttattgtttgataacaaaatttgtGAAGTTAAGTGAATGAATTCAAAATCGTTTATCTTCTAGCATTAAATTGATTAATCTAAAGTAAATGATACGAGTGTGCTTGTTTGATGCTCTTCTGTGTTATTTTGCAAATTTGAATTCGttcacttatatatatttttggcgGTTCAGAAAAGTAgattttaacaagaaaaatgcaTCGGCACGGTATCACCAGTTAAAATCTGAAGGTAAAAAggttatatatgaatttgtaagaaaacaacaaaaattaagcCGATCTATTTGTCGGCCCAGCCGCTAAAGAGTCAATTATACCCCTATAATTCTCACGCGGTTTAAGAAAATGCAACAACAAGTAAGGGGTGTATCTGTCTTCTCAcacataagatttttttttttgcttattaaAACTCTTACGTATTGTTGTTTCCTATTCtcaaatttgtattttccAGATTTTCCAGAAAAATCTCACAGcggtaagaaaaaaagaaaaagaagagtcaGTGGTCTTGTTGTTTCGTTCTTCCTTGTTCGCTCGACCTGGCCGATGTCTAACCAGGACCAGGAGACGCGCACACAATTCGCAGAATGTAACGTTGTTgctactcttcttctctcgtTTCTGTGACCTAAGAACCATTCGAATTCGCTGCTCCGTCTCTCTGGTTTCGTCCTTGAAAAATCGTCTACTCGAGATTCCTTTCTCTAGCCACCCATCTCAACTGCTGAGTAGCAAGCTGTATTTTTGTTGACCTAACTAAACCCTAGCTTCTTCGAGGTTTTCTCTTGATTCCCTTGTCTTTTCTAGCTCCCGAATTTGCCAGTTTTacttgattttcatttttcatgtGTGATGTGTGTTTTTCTATGTAATTGGATCTTAGGGTTTTTTGATTTGGGAATAACTCTTTGAAATCGCATTTAAGATTGTGTCTCAATGCTTTTTTACGATCCAATTCCTTGAGATGTTTTGTAGATTTCTTTCAGTCGCTTAATTAGGGGAATGATTGGATGATCCTTCCTGTGTAGTAGGAAGAACAGATAAAGTTACATCAGATtccaatttttaaaagagaacCCTAGTTTACTATTAAGTATGTGGACGATTCTATTTCATATGAAAGGTCTTGGTGTTATATATGTCATCTGTGTATATTTATCTAAAACTGAGTCAGTATAGTGCATGCTTTAATTGATGAGACTGTCTTTCACTTTGGCAGTGGCATTTTTTTGACGAGTGCTTCTCTTCCTTATCATGGACTGGATACACAAATCTACTCCTTTTATGGAACCTTCGAATTTGGCAAAACTGGTTCAAGGAAATGTTCCTCTTCAGCCACATGACAGCCATTCTTCGCTAACTGATCTAGATATGGACCTTAGAGAAGTCTATTTCctgattttacattttctttctattgGCCCCTGCGAACGAACCTTTGGCCACTTGAGAGACGAAATTTTGGAAAAAGGGCTTTTACCCCGTAGATATCATTCCTGGTGGTCAAGAAGTGGCATTTATAGCGGGCgtgctgatgatgatggcaTCTCCCTCCCCTTGAGTTATGATAATTTGATAGAGAGgtactgtttctttttttttttcctactccacTCTTCCATTGTTGAGTTACTATGGAAGCCTTGCCATAGCTTATTGAAATGTGCTGTTACTTGTCTCTCAACATGTGTCTTGTTATGTCATTACTTTATGTGAGTGTTCCCACCTCCGTAATTGTGcccaagttttttttcttttcataagtTCTGTCATCATGTTTCGTTTACTTACAGGTATCCTCATATCGAAAAGGATCACTTGGTGAAGCTTCTCAAACAACTAATTTTAAACCCGTCTTTCCCTTCACACATGAGAGTTGAAGGAAATGCTCCTAATGCTGCTGATGTTCCAACACTATTGGGATCTGGCACCTTTTCACTTGTGGATCGTAGTAATTCTTATTCATCTACTTTGTCGTACCTGAATTTCAAAAGCTTTTCCATGAATTGATGTTTGGCAATCAggatatgttttttctttaacttttgcATGCAATTCATCTGATTTAATTTCGACCGCACGTTGTTTCTAGAATGGATCGCTCAGCAACATGTTCCTTTGGATCTGGGACTTGAAAAAATCCCATATATGCATAGAACCTGATAGTGGCTCTAAGGCTTTGCATtttagaaatttgtttttctggCTTTGGCAATCTTTACTTGGTATCATGACTTGTATTGGGAATTCTGGTGAAGTAGCTCATATAGGAGAAGTTAAGTCCAGGGGTGCTT
It encodes the following:
- the CP12-1 gene encoding CP12 domain-containing protein 1 (CP12 domain-containing protein 1 (CP12-1); FUNCTIONS IN: molecular_function unknown; INVOLVED IN: negative regulation of reductive pentose-phosphate cycle; LOCATED IN: chloroplast stroma, chloroplast; EXPRESSED IN: 22 plant structures; EXPRESSED DURING: 13 growth stages; CONTAINS InterPro DOMAIN/s: Protein of unknown function CP12 (InterPro:IPR003823); BEST Arabidopsis thaliana protein match is: CP12 domain-containing protein 2 (TAIR:AT3G62410.1); Has 264 Blast hits to 264 proteins in 70 species: Archae - 0; Bacteria - 128; Metazoa - 0; Fungi - 0; Plants - 120; Viruses - 0; Other Eukaryotes - 16 (source: NCBI BLink).): MTTIAAAGLNVATPRVVVRPVARVLGPVRLNYPWKFGSMKRMVVVKATSEGEISEKVEKSIQEAKETCADDPVSGECVAAWDEVEELSAAASHARDKKKAGGSDPLEEYCNDNPETDECRTYDN